In Spodoptera frugiperda isolate SF20-4 chromosome 28, AGI-APGP_CSIRO_Sfru_2.0, whole genome shotgun sequence, one genomic interval encodes:
- the LOC126912696 gene encoding cytochrome c oxidase subunit 7A2, mitochondrial-like gives MYHQLSRVTGRLVASTHLQSPLFPVAPVALQRVEPPTIQYNTSHMSTVAETCPAPGKTKLIPGTNTPYARMSEKIIQRQKQFQKEDDVPVFLKGGPADGILYRLTMALCIVGLLGVGHTIYTHAVPKK, from the exons ATGTATCATCAACTTAGCCGAGTTACTGGCAGGCTGGTGGCTTCAACCCACCTGCAAAGCCCACTGTTCCCCGTG GCACCCGTTGCTTTGCAACGAGTGGAGCCCCCGACTATCCAGTACAACACTTCGCACATGTCAACTGTTGCTGAGACGTGCCCAGCTCCTGGCAAGACTAAGTTGATCCCCGGCACCAACACTCCTTACGCTCGTATGTCTGAGAAGATCATCCAGCGACAGAAACAATTCCAG AAAGAGGATGATGTCCCCGTGTTCCTGAAGGGAGGTCCCGCTGATGGTATCCTGTACCGTTTGACCATGGCTCTCTGCATCGTTGGGCTCCTCGGTGTCGGCCACACCATCTACACCCACGCTGTACCCAAGAAGTAA